GATCCGCGCTACGTGCATCCGAACCTGCTGCTGCAGGTCACGCCGTACAGTTTCTCGACCGGCGGCACCGACATGCGGCACTTCCAGCGCACGACCACCACTCTCGTGGGCAAGGCCGACTTCACGAGCCAGATCACGCAGCAGCATCTCGTCAAGGGCGGCCTGCAGTTCAGTTCGCACGAGCTGGCGTATGACGACATCACACTGCGTCCGGCGGCCGATCAGACCGAGATCAACCTGCTGACCGATTCCCCCTACATACGCACGCGCGTGCTCGACGTGAGCACGATCTATCACGACCAGTACACGCGCACGCCGCGCGAGTACGCCGCGTACGTGCAGGACAAGATGGAATTCGACAATCTGATCATCAACCTCGGTGTGCGTTTCGACTACTTCGATCCTGCCGGGCAGATACTCTCCGATCCGTCCGACCCGTCCATTTACAATCCCATCAAGCCCTCAAATCGTTTCCACGACACCAACAACAACGGCGTGCAGGACGCGAACGAGACCGAGGTGACACTGGCCGAACGTCAGGCCTACTGGTACACGAACACAACGGCGAAGTGGCAATTCAGTCCCCGCTTCGGCGCGGCCTTCCCCATCACCGACCGCGGCGTGCTGCATTTCTCCTACGGACATTTCTTCCAGATCCCGCGCTTCGAATATCTGTACACGAATCCCTTCTTCAAACTCGGAACCGGCACCGGCAATCAGGGCACAGTCGGCAATGCGGATCTCAAACCCGAGCGGACCGTCAACGCCGAGATCGGCCTGCAGCAGCAGCTCAGCGACGACATCTCGATGGACGTGACCGCGTACATCCGCGACACGCGCGACCTCGCTGGCACGCGCGCCGAGCAGATCACCATTTTCGGCGGATCGGCCACATACTCGCGCATCGTGAACAGCGACTTCGCGTTCACACGCGGCATCGTGCTGTCCCTGCAGAAACGTTTCATGGACGGACTCGCCGCGACTCTCGATTACACGTTCCAGATCGCGCGCGGCACATCCTCCGATCCATACTCGGCGCAGCAGGCGGCGGCCCGCGGTGATCTGCCCGAAGTGCAGCTCACACCGCTCGGCTGGGATCAGCGCCACACCATTAACGGCACGGTGTCCTACAACGCCTCGTCCTACGGCGGCAGCCTCATTTTCCAGTACGGCAGCGGCCAGCCATACACGCCCCGGCGCGCGGAGGACATCACCTCGCTGATCGTCAACAGCCAGACCAAGCCCTCGTCGCTGAACGCCGATCTGCGCCTGTACAAGAACTTCGGACTCGGCTTCGCCACGCTCAATCTGTTCCTGCGCATCTTCAACCTCTTCGACACGCTGAATGAGATGGACGTGTTCGACGACACGGGACGCGCGGGATACACGACCGATCTCGAACGCATCAAACAACAGAACACGCCCGAATACGTGAACACCATCGACGAGTATTTCAATCGTTCCACATACTACTCCGAACCCCGCCGCATCGAAATCGGCGCGACCATCGAATTTTAAGGCGGAGGAACCATGACACGACGAATCATTCTTTTCGCACTGGTCCTCCTCGCCGCCTCAGCGGCGCAGAGTTTCGCGCAGAGCGGGCGTGAATACCGCCGTTCGAACGTGATGTCGGGCAACCGCGTCAAGACCGTGTACGGCAACTGGGGTGTCATCGGACAGCCCGGCACCGGCGGTCCGCGCGGCGCGTGGATACAGGACAACAACGGCTTTCTCGGAGACGTGAGTCCCTTTATCGGTGCCGAGGTCGTCTCCGGAGGCAAGACCTTCCACAGCACCATCACCGCGCCGGTGGACAGGCCCACGCGCAGGCGTGACGAAGCTCCGTCGGGCAAGGCATGGACGCTCGAACCCGTCGCCGGTTACTTCAACAGCGCGCAGCAGGGAATCGCGCTGTACACCAACGCCGCCACATGGCCCGTCTTCTGGCCCGACAAGCTGCAGGACGCCAACGATCCGGGCTGGCGCGGATCCTGGAATGGCTACTTCGGCAAAACATCGAGCGCCGACGAAGAGACCTATTTCGTGATGGACGACAACAATGACGAGCGCTTCAACGTCGCGGGCAACAATTCGCTGGGTGTGGCGTTCAAGCCCGACAGCCGCAATCCCGCGCGGAACGGACTCGGGCTCGACGTCACCGTGCGATCGATGCAGTGGGCGCAATTCCTCGCGCAGGACAACATGTTCTGGCTCTACGAGATCAAGAACACCGGCACCACCGATTACACGCGGGCCGTGTTCGGCATGCTTGTGGGCACCTACGTGGGTGTGACCGGCAACGACAATTCGCCACAGGAATACGACGACGATTTTTCGTTCTTCGACATCAATCTCGATCTCACATACACGGGTGATTTCCCCGACAACAACCGCCGCAATCCGAGTTGGATCGGTCCCGTCGGCCTCGTCGGGTATGCCTTCCTCGAGAGTCCGGGCAACGCCTTCGACGGCATCGACAACGACAACGACGCGGGATTCACCGCGGCATCGCCGTACTTCACCTCGGCCTCGTTCGACTCGACACTGATACGACCGGGCGACCGCATCGTGGTGATCGGGAACGATTACACGCGCACAGTGCAGACACTCGGCGCGACACCGACGAGTATTCAGACCCGTGGAGCGGTTATCGACATCGTACCCGGAACAACGGTATTGACGGAAGGAAACATCATCCGCGATCAGCAGGGAAACCAGATCGTGAATCCGAACGCGTACGACGGCGTCGACAACGATCTCGACGGGATCATCGACGAGAATTACTTCCTGCACTACCGTCAGTTCAAGCGCGACACGCAGGGCAACACGCTGATTGATCTGCTGCGGCCCGTACGCTACACCGACTATGCGGGTGCGGGCGGAGCCGACCGCATGATCGACGAGCGCCGTGACGACCGCATCGACAACGATCAGGACTGGAACATCGACTTCGACGACCTCGGCCGAGACGGCGCCGCGGCGACCAACGACGCGGGCGAGCGCGACGGCGTGCCGACCTCGGGCTACGATTCCTTCGGCAACGACACGGGCCTGCCCGGCGAACCGAACATCGACAAGACCGACGTCGACGAATCCGACCAGATCGGCCTCACGAGTTTCCAGTATTTCACGCCCGCGGGCGACATCACATTGGGCGACGACGAGGATCTGTGGAAACGTCTCGCCCCCGGTTTCTTTGACGTGCCGAAATCGATCGTCAACAACAGGCCGCAGCGCGGCGAGGACGGCGACTTCATCTACGGCAGCGGCTACTTCCCGCTGCTCGCGGGCCGCACCGAACGCTTCTCGCTCGCGCTCGTGTACGGTGGTGGCGACGGAGGGTTCGAGAGCGACATCGCGGACCTCCTCAAACACCGCAGCACCGTGCAGAAAATTTACAACAGCAACTACCGCTTCCCTGTCGCACCCGACAAACCCACGCTGCGCGCCGTTCCCGGCGATCGTTCCGTGACACTGTACTGGGACCGTACCGCCGAACGTTCCTACGATCCGGTGCTGCGCGAATACGACTTCCAGGGTTACAAGATCTACAAGGCCACCGATCCGAACTTCCTCGACGCGGCCCGCGTAAGTGATGCCGACGGCACCATCGTGGGTTTCAAGCCCATAGCGCAGTACGATCTGATCGACAGCGTACGCGGCTACTTCCGCGCCAGCCGCGAACTGTTCGAAACCGTGAGCGGGCGCTCCTTCAATCTCGGTTCGAATTCAGGACTCGTGCACGAATACACCGACCACGATGTCGAGAACGGCCGCACGTATTACTACGCCGTTGTGGCGTACGACCGCGGCAACGAGCGCACCGACATTTTCCCCGCCGAGAATTCGAAACGCGTGCGGCTTACCGCGACCGGTGATCCGGAACTCGACATCAACACCGTGCGTGTGGTGCCGAACGCTCCCGTGGCCGGATTCAGCGGGCCGCAGGCGCGAACCGACATCGCGCC
This genomic window from Ignavibacteriota bacterium contains:
- a CDS encoding TonB-dependent receptor, with translation MTPLRLFFFLLLLAPLAATAGPTGKIAGKVTDAKTGEGVPGVNIVIVGTTLGAATNLDGDYTILNVPPGTYELRASSIGYAPVLTKNVKVNIDLTARINIQIGESVVELKDEVVVTAERPTVQRDLTASTAVVGSDEIDALPVTEVSEVLSLQAGYVDGHLRGGRQGEISYWIDGVPVTDVYDGGTVVEVNKNQVQELQMVSGAFNAEYGQALSGIVNIATKDGDNRFRGSLGSYIGDYATSNTSIFRGLEKFDPVAIRNFEGSLSGPVLSDRVFFMLNARAIKFGGWLKGYNVFTPNNIALIDSAGNFIRNRDGAAGRGDGSVVEMNGSEKFYAQGKLSFRVFEGVKLWYQYIHDDVTYKDFNSFYVLNPMGAPTNHRLGQTHLAQATHVLSNSTFYTVGLSLFKKDFRSYVYEDMNDPRYVHPNLLLQVTPYSFSTGGTDMRHFQRTTTTLVGKADFTSQITQQHLVKGGLQFSSHELAYDDITLRPAADQTEINLLTDSPYIRTRVLDVSTIYHDQYTRTPREYAAYVQDKMEFDNLIINLGVRFDYFDPAGQILSDPSDPSIYNPIKPSNRFHDTNNNGVQDANETEVTLAERQAYWYTNTTAKWQFSPRFGAAFPITDRGVLHFSYGHFFQIPRFEYLYTNPFFKLGTGTGNQGTVGNADLKPERTVNAEIGLQQQLSDDISMDVTAYIRDTRDLAGTRAEQITIFGGSATYSRIVNSDFAFTRGIVLSLQKRFMDGLAATLDYTFQIARGTSSDPYSAQQAAARGDLPEVQLTPLGWDQRHTINGTVSYNASSYGGSLIFQYGSGQPYTPRRAEDITSLIVNSQTKPSSLNADLRLYKNFGLGFATLNLFLRIFNLFDTLNEMDVFDDTGRAGYTTDLERIKQQNTPEYVNTIDEYFNRSTYYSEPRRIEIGATIEF